One window of Bacteroides sp. AN502(2024) genomic DNA carries:
- a CDS encoding alpha-2-macroglobulin family protein, with protein sequence MKVKQICIIVLLGLGVIPTVQAQTFDKLWKEVEQAEKKSLPKTVIKLTDEIYQKGEKEKNSPQMFKAYTWRMKYREILNPDSFYAGLKGLEQWVKQSDQPMDRAILHSLIAGIYANYAADNQWQLRQRTEIVGQTPSADIREWTANMFVEKVRTNVKEALTDSVLLLKTSSRDYIPFVELGKTSEYYHHDLYHLLASRSINALSQVERLGRYAETNAVDPVQQDIMAIYENMLSAYKTTELKEGYVLTALNYLEWQQGAERYIRPLQVKGESSVLTDDTYLKTLNTLKSKYASNPICAEVYLVQARYAIEKQQQISALQLCDEAIRLYPGYDRINALKNLREEILAPYLNVTAADQAFPNEEIELRASHKNLDGFTVRIYQAKKLIKEQHYSVIRPEDYRTRDTVFTFKAPELGAYVMRIIPDIRAKRDSESKFDVTRFKVLTCRLPEKQYQVVALDGQTGHPISNAKVAMYSNDEKVLQEFTTDKDGKVVFPWKSEYRYLKAYKGTDTAMPKQGIYAGSYGYYGDEDKVAENMTLLTDRSLYRPGQTVYVKGIAYSQQSDTANVLPNKEYTVTLWDANNQEVGRKSVRTNEFGSFATDFVLPSACLNGMFSLKAGRDRTSIRVEDYKRPTFDITFEKQQGSYQLGDEIQVKGKVQSYNGVLLQDLPVRYTVKRSAYSLWRFAESVQIASGEVTANENGEFTIPVRLQESDSYKNDDKVYYRYSIEATVTNVSGETQSSTDVISAGNRSLVLQVELQDKTCRDQQFETMFNVQNLNGQPVEVKGDYYLYPAKDKDFKQTEEKAIITGTFTSNKNMTLDWKNLPSGPYVLKASVKDNQGKEVTADIHTILFSVEDKRPPVETMVWFYGENVEFDATHPAVFCFGTSKKDAYVMMNVFSGDKLLESKTLNLSDTIVRFEYPYQESYGDGVFVNFCMVRDGQVYQEHVRLTKRIPAKTLTMKWEVFRDKLRPGQKEEWKLTIKTPQGRAANAEMLATMYDASLDKIWNRQQNFQIFYNRIVPYSNWMSGYSGNNSFNYWWNTKSLKVPGLAYDRFVMQPGYGIGIALEGNLAGVMVRGYGSARKTMLTGSVSVLDVATSRSNAPMMKSAMATDAMTDVEFQSEQVSMEENADEVSDDEMLPEAPADLRTNLAETAFFYPQLRTNEQGEISFSFTMPESLTRWNFRGYSHTKEMLMGTLDGEATTSKEFMLTPNLPRFVRVGDKTSLAASISNMTGKLQTGTVSLVLFDPMTEKVISTQKQKFSLAAGKTMGVNFQFTVSDKYEILGCRMIADSGTFSDGEQQLLPVLSNKEHLVETLPMPVRGEETRTFSLDRLFNQQSKTVTDRKLTVEFTGNPAWYAIQALPSLSLPTSNNAISWATAYYANTLASFIMNSQPKIKAVFESWKMQGGTKETFLSNLQKNQEVKNIILAESPWVFEAQTEEQQKERIATLFDLNNIRSNNIAALTRLQELQNSNGAWSWYKGMTGNRSVTTYIAGLNARLTMLTGERLSGAALSLQQNAFTYLHQSALDEYKEILKAQKEGVKFTGVSGSILQYLYLIAISGEQVPATNKAAYTYYLSKVGELLTSPSMDTKAIAAIVLDKAGRKKEAQEFVSSLKEFLTKTDEQGMFFAFNENPYAWGGMQMQAHVDVMEALEQVGGNNDTMEEMKLWLLKQKQTQQWNSPVATADAVFALLMKGVNLLDHQGDVRIVIANEVLETVAPSKTTVPGLGYIKRSFTQKNVVDARKIEVEKRNPGIAWGAVYAEFESPISDVKQQGGELNVEKQLYVERMVNNAPQLQPVTAKTVLQVGDKVVARLSIRVDRPMDFVQLKDQRGACFEPIGTISGYRWNNGLGYYVDIKDASTNFFFDHLGKGVYVLEYSYRVSRAGTYETGLATMQYAYAPEYASHSASMRVGIKE encoded by the coding sequence ATGAAAGTAAAGCAGATTTGTATAATAGTGCTATTAGGATTGGGAGTGATTCCGACAGTACAGGCACAAACGTTCGACAAATTATGGAAAGAAGTGGAGCAAGCGGAGAAAAAAAGCTTGCCAAAGACAGTGATCAAACTGACTGATGAGATTTATCAGAAAGGGGAAAAAGAGAAAAACTCTCCGCAGATGTTCAAAGCATATACGTGGCGGATGAAGTATCGGGAAATATTAAATCCTGATAGTTTTTATGCTGGTCTGAAGGGACTGGAACAGTGGGTGAAACAATCCGACCAACCAATGGACCGTGCTATTTTGCATTCTCTGATAGCTGGAATTTATGCAAATTATGCAGCTGACAACCAATGGCAACTTCGCCAACGGACAGAGATTGTAGGTCAAACTCCTTCTGCAGATATACGTGAGTGGACTGCCAATATGTTTGTAGAGAAAGTGCGGACAAATGTAAAAGAAGCCTTGACTGACTCTGTATTGCTGCTCAAAACTTCTTCACGCGACTATATCCCTTTCGTAGAACTGGGGAAAACGAGTGAATATTATCACCATGATCTCTATCATTTATTAGCTTCCCGTAGTATTAACGCTCTGTCGCAAGTGGAAAGACTGGGCAGATATGCTGAAACGAACGCCGTAGATCCGGTACAGCAGGATATAATGGCTATTTATGAAAATATGCTTTCTGCTTATAAAACAACCGAATTGAAAGAGGGCTATGTATTGACCGCACTTAACTATTTGGAATGGCAACAGGGAGCGGAACGGTATATTCGCCCTCTTCAAGTAAAGGGAGAGTCTTCGGTATTGACGGATGACACTTATCTGAAAACTTTGAATACATTGAAAAGTAAATATGCTTCGAATCCGATATGTGCTGAAGTGTACTTGGTGCAAGCACGTTATGCTATTGAAAAGCAACAGCAGATTAGTGCATTGCAGCTTTGCGATGAAGCGATTCGTCTTTATCCCGGATATGACAGAATCAATGCTTTGAAAAATCTTCGGGAAGAGATATTGGCTCCTTATTTGAATGTAACTGCAGCAGATCAGGCTTTCCCGAATGAAGAGATAGAACTAAGAGCCTCGCATAAGAATCTGGATGGCTTCACCGTCCGGATTTATCAGGCGAAGAAACTGATAAAGGAACAACATTACTCGGTAATTCGCCCGGAAGATTACCGGACACGGGACACGGTGTTTACATTCAAAGCTCCCGAACTTGGAGCTTACGTAATGCGTATCATACCGGATATTCGTGCGAAGAGAGACAGTGAAAGTAAGTTTGATGTAACACGTTTCAAGGTGTTGACTTGTCGTCTGCCGGAAAAACAATATCAAGTGGTGGCGCTGGACGGACAGACGGGACATCCTATTTCGAATGCGAAAGTTGCGATGTATAGTAACGATGAAAAAGTATTGCAGGAGTTTACAACGGACAAAGATGGCAAGGTGGTGTTTCCCTGGAAATCTGAATACCGCTATCTGAAAGCTTACAAGGGCACGGATACAGCAATGCCGAAACAAGGCATTTATGCAGGGAGTTACGGATATTACGGTGACGAAGACAAGGTGGCGGAGAATATGACTTTATTGACTGACCGTTCTTTGTATCGTCCCGGACAGACGGTGTATGTGAAGGGAATTGCCTATTCTCAACAATCAGATACGGCGAATGTGCTCCCGAACAAGGAATATACGGTGACTTTATGGGATGCGAACAATCAGGAAGTAGGGCGGAAGTCGGTACGTACCAATGAGTTCGGTTCGTTTGCCACTGATTTCGTGTTGCCTTCGGCTTGCCTGAACGGAATGTTCTCGTTGAAGGCAGGAAGAGACCGTACAAGTATCCGTGTGGAAGATTATAAACGTCCGACGTTTGACATCACTTTTGAAAAGCAACAGGGAAGTTACCAACTTGGTGATGAGATACAAGTGAAGGGTAAGGTGCAATCTTACAATGGCGTATTGCTTCAAGACCTTCCGGTGAGATATACGGTAAAGCGTTCTGCATACAGCCTTTGGCGGTTTGCGGAATCTGTGCAGATTGCTTCCGGTGAAGTGACGGCCAATGAGAATGGAGAATTTACGATACCGGTTCGCTTGCAGGAAAGTGATTCTTATAAGAATGATGATAAAGTATATTATCGCTATTCCATTGAAGCTACTGTTACCAATGTGTCGGGTGAAACGCAGTCTTCTACGGATGTGATTTCAGCTGGAAACCGTTCGTTGGTTTTGCAGGTGGAATTGCAAGATAAGACTTGTAGGGATCAACAGTTCGAAACAATGTTTAACGTGCAGAATCTGAATGGACAGCCTGTGGAGGTGAAGGGGGATTATTACCTGTATCCTGCCAAAGATAAGGATTTTAAACAGACAGAAGAGAAAGCTATTATAACGGGAACCTTTACTTCTAATAAAAATATGACGCTCGACTGGAAGAATCTTCCGTCGGGACCTTATGTACTGAAAGCATCAGTGAAAGACAATCAGGGTAAGGAAGTAACTGCCGACATCCATACGATTCTTTTCTCTGTCGAGGATAAACGTCCGCCTGTAGAAACAATGGTATGGTTCTATGGAGAAAATGTGGAATTTGATGCGACTCATCCGGCTGTGTTCTGCTTTGGTACGTCGAAGAAAGATGCTTATGTGATGATGAATGTATTTTCCGGTGATAAATTGTTGGAAAGTAAGACATTGAACTTGTCTGATACGATTGTTCGCTTCGAATATCCATATCAGGAGAGTTATGGTGACGGTGTATTTGTAAATTTCTGTATGGTAAGAGATGGACAGGTTTATCAAGAACATGTCCGGCTGACCAAACGAATTCCTGCAAAGACGTTGACTATGAAGTGGGAAGTGTTTCGTGATAAATTACGTCCGGGACAAAAGGAAGAATGGAAACTGACAATTAAAACGCCACAAGGACGAGCCGCTAATGCAGAGATGCTGGCAACGATGTATGATGCTTCACTGGATAAGATATGGAACCGTCAACAGAATTTCCAAATCTTCTATAACCGGATTGTTCCATATTCTAATTGGATGAGCGGATATTCAGGAAATAATTCATTTAATTACTGGTGGAATACAAAGAGTCTCAAAGTGCCGGGATTGGCGTATGATCGTTTTGTGATGCAGCCGGGGTATGGTATCGGAATTGCTTTAGAAGGAAATTTGGCCGGAGTAATGGTGAGAGGATATGGATCGGCCAGAAAGACGATGCTGACAGGCAGTGTTTCGGTATTGGACGTTGCGACTTCAAGAAGTAATGCGCCGATGATGAAATCTGCTATGGCTACTGATGCCATGACTGATGTTGAATTCCAATCGGAACAGGTATCCATGGAAGAAAATGCGGATGAGGTTTCTGATGACGAAATGCTCCCCGAAGCTCCTGCCGACCTGCGTACGAATCTTGCAGAAACAGCTTTCTTCTATCCTCAACTTCGCACCAATGAACAAGGAGAAATTTCATTCTCTTTCACGATGCCCGAAAGTCTGACGCGTTGGAACTTCCGTGGATATTCTCATACGAAAGAGATGCTGATGGGAACATTGGACGGTGAAGCCACCACGAGCAAGGAATTTATGCTGACTCCTAATCTTCCCCGCTTTGTACGTGTGGGGGATAAGACTTCTCTTGCAGCTTCTATTTCTAATATGACCGGTAAGTTGCAAACCGGAACGGTAAGTCTGGTTCTTTTTGACCCGATGACGGAGAAAGTGATCAGCACACAAAAACAGAAATTCAGCCTTGCTGCCGGAAAGACGATGGGCGTGAACTTCCAGTTTACCGTCAGTGATAAATACGAAATATTGGGATGCCGGATGATCGCTGACAGTGGTACTTTCAGTGATGGAGAACAACAGTTGCTTCCGGTTCTTAGCAATAAGGAACATCTGGTAGAGACACTACCCATGCCTGTACGTGGAGAAGAAACCCGTACTTTCTCACTCGATCGTCTGTTCAACCAACAAAGTAAAACGGTAACCGACCGTAAACTGACTGTTGAGTTTACAGGAAATCCGGCCTGGTATGCTATTCAGGCATTGCCTTCTTTGAGTCTTCCTACAAGCAATAATGCGATCTCCTGGGCTACGGCATATTATGCAAATACCTTGGCTTCGTTCATTATGAACAGTCAGCCGAAGATCAAGGCGGTGTTTGAAAGTTGGAAAATGCAGGGAGGTACGAAGGAAACCTTCTTGAGTAACCTGCAAAAGAATCAGGAAGTGAAGAACATCATTCTGGCCGAATCCCCTTGGGTGTTCGAAGCACAGACGGAAGAACAACAGAAAGAACGTATCGCCACTTTGTTTGACTTGAACAATATCCGTAGCAATAATATCGCGGCTTTGACCCGGTTGCAGGAGTTGCAGAACTCAAACGGTGCATGGTCATGGTATAAAGGGATGACCGGCAACCGATCTGTTACAACTTATATCGCCGGTTTGAATGCCCGCCTGACTATGTTGACAGGTGAGAGATTGAGCGGAGCGGCTCTCTCTTTGCAACAGAATGCTTTCACTTACCTTCATCAATCAGCTTTAGACGAATATAAGGAAATCTTGAAAGCACAGAAAGAAGGAGTGAAGTTTACCGGTGTTTCGGGTAGTATTCTGCAATATTTGTATCTCATCGCTATTTCGGGAGAGCAAGTGCCTGCGACCAATAAAGCTGCTTATACCTATTATCTTTCTAAGGTAGGAGAACTGCTTACTTCTCCTTCGATGGATACGAAAGCGATTGCCGCTATTGTACTTGATAAAGCCGGACGCAAGAAAGAGGCACAGGAATTTGTTTCATCTTTGAAAGAGTTCCTGACCAAGACAGATGAACAGGGAATGTTCTTTGCTTTCAACGAGAATCCGTATGCATGGGGCGGAATGCAGATGCAGGCTCATGTTGATGTAATGGAAGCGTTGGAACAGGTAGGGGGTAACAACGATACGATGGAAGAAATGAAACTTTGGCTGTTGAAGCAAAAGCAAACACAGCAATGGAACTCTCCGGTAGCTACTGCCGACGCGGTATTTGCGTTGCTGATGAAAGGTGTCAACTTGCTGGACCATCAGGGAGATGTACGGATTGTAATTGCTAATGAAGTACTGGAAACGGTTGCTCCGAGTAAAACGACTGTTCCCGGATTGGGATATATCAAACGTTCTTTCACACAGAAGAATGTGGTGGATGCCCGTAAGATTGAAGTGGAAAAGAGAAATCCGGGTATCGCCTGGGGAGCTGTGTATGCAGAATTTGAATCCCCCATCAGTGATGTGAAACAGCAGGGTGGTGAGTTAAATGTAGAGAAACAGTTATATGTGGAACGTATGGTAAATAACGCTCCTCAATTACAGCCTGTAACAGCGAAGACGGTTCTCCAGGTAGGTGATAAAGTGGTTGCCCGTTTGAGTATCCGTGTAGACCGTCCGATGGACTTTGTACAGTTGAAAGATCAGCGGGGGGCTTGCTTCGAACCGATCGGCACCATTTCCGGTTATCGTTGGAACAACGGACTAGGCTATTATGTAGATATCAAAGATGCGTCAACCAATTTCTTCTTCGATCATTTAGGAAAAGGAGTATATGTATTGGAATATAGTTACCGTGTCAGTCGTGCAGGAACTTATGAAACAGGTCTGGCAACTATGCAATATGCATACGCACCGGAATATGCTTCACATTCTGCCTCGATGAGGGTTGGCATTAAAGAATAA
- a CDS encoding DUF1573 domain-containing protein: protein MKRTSLFILSLFTVVLAAVAQPRISSNKEMHNFGQIEWKRPVTVEYTITNTGNQPLVLTNVTTSCACAVADWTKEPIVPGGKGIVKAVFDAKALGHFEKSVGIYSNANPSLVYLKFTGEVVREIKDYTKILPYTIGNIRLDRDEFAFPDVYHGQQPSLTFSIANLSDRPYEPVLMHLPPYLKMEAEPKVLLKGKKGTVKLTLDASQLKDYGLTQTSVYLSRFSGDKVSEDNEIPVSAILLPDFSRMTEKDSLNAPAIRISETDIDLSVPLIKKSKASYNILIANAGKTPLIISKLQVFNSSVGVSLKKTVLPPDGMTKLKVTIRKRDVGNKKHHLRILMITNDPLRPKVEINIKR from the coding sequence ATGAAACGTACTTCGCTATTTATATTATCCTTGTTTACTGTCGTTTTGGCAGCCGTTGCCCAACCCCGTATCTCTTCCAATAAAGAGATGCATAACTTCGGACAAATTGAGTGGAAACGTCCGGTGACTGTGGAATATACCATCACTAATACGGGAAATCAACCGTTGGTGCTGACCAATGTCACTACCTCTTGTGCCTGTGCCGTGGCCGACTGGACAAAAGAACCGATTGTTCCCGGAGGAAAAGGAATAGTAAAGGCTGTTTTTGATGCAAAGGCGTTAGGTCATTTTGAAAAGTCGGTAGGTATATATAGCAATGCCAACCCGAGTCTGGTTTATCTGAAATTTACCGGTGAAGTGGTGCGGGAAATAAAAGATTATACAAAGATACTTCCTTATACAATAGGGAATATCCGTTTAGATCGCGATGAATTCGCTTTTCCCGATGTCTATCATGGACAGCAACCTTCACTGACATTCAGCATTGCCAATCTTTCCGATCGTCCCTACGAACCGGTATTGATGCATCTGCCTCCTTATCTGAAAATGGAAGCGGAACCTAAAGTTTTGTTGAAAGGCAAAAAAGGAACTGTTAAATTGACTTTGGATGCAAGCCAGCTAAAAGACTACGGATTGACACAGACATCTGTTTACCTTTCCCGTTTCTCGGGTGATAAGGTGAGTGAAGATAATGAAATTCCGGTTTCGGCCATTCTGCTTCCCGATTTCTCACGCATGACGGAGAAAGATTCTCTGAATGCTCCTGCTATACGCATTTCAGAAACGGATATAGATCTCAGCGTGCCATTGATAAAAAAGAGTAAGGCAAGCTATAATATCTTGATTGCCAATGCGGGAAAAACTCCGTTAATTATCAGTAAGTTGCAGGTATTCAATTCATCAGTAGGAGTGAGCCTGAAAAAGACCGTACTTCCTCCGGATGGAATGACGAAGCTCAAGGTTACCATTCGTAAGCGTGACGTAGGCAACAAGAAACATCATTTACGTATCTTGATGATCACGAATGATCCGTTACGTCCAAAAGTCGAAATTAATATTAAACGCTAA
- the meaB gene encoding methylmalonyl Co-A mutase-associated GTPase MeaB: MEHPENSEEYKGLVVNKGIEQPSSVNPYLKRKPKKRQLSVAEFVEGIVKGDVTILSQAVTLVESVKPEHQAVSQEVIEKCLPFSGNSIRIGISGVPGAGKSTSIDVFGLHVLKKGGKLAVLAIDPSSERSKGSILGDKTRMEQLSVHPNSFIRPSPSAGSLGGVARKTRETIILCEAAGFDKIFVETVGVGQSETAVHSMVDFFLLIQLSGTGDELQGIKRGIMEMADGIVINKADGDNLERAKLAATQFRNALHLFPTPESGWIPKVLTYSGFYNLGVKEVWDMIYEYIDFVKENGYFEYHRNEQSKYWMYESINEKLRDSFYHNPKIEAMLLEKEQQVLKGNLTSFTAAKSLLDTYFEDLK, from the coding sequence ATGGAACACCCAGAAAATAGTGAAGAATATAAGGGACTCGTTGTCAATAAAGGCATTGAGCAACCCTCATCTGTGAATCCTTATTTGAAACGGAAGCCTAAGAAACGTCAACTTTCGGTAGCAGAGTTTGTAGAAGGTATCGTAAAGGGAGATGTCACTATATTGAGTCAGGCTGTGACATTGGTTGAAAGCGTAAAGCCCGAACATCAGGCTGTTTCGCAGGAAGTTATCGAGAAGTGTTTGCCATTTTCCGGCAATTCGATTCGGATCGGTATCAGTGGTGTCCCCGGTGCGGGAAAGAGTACGTCGATAGATGTATTCGGTCTGCACGTGCTCAAAAAAGGAGGGAAGTTGGCGGTATTGGCTATTGACCCTAGTAGTGAGCGTAGTAAAGGCAGTATCTTGGGAGATAAAACCCGTATGGAGCAGCTTTCTGTGCATCCAAACTCGTTTATCCGTCCTAGTCCTTCGGCTGGTTCATTAGGGGGAGTGGCACGTAAAACACGTGAGACGATTATTCTTTGTGAAGCTGCCGGATTCGATAAGATTTTTGTGGAGACAGTAGGAGTGGGGCAGAGTGAAACGGCTGTTCACTCAATGGTTGATTTTTTCCTGTTGATTCAGTTGTCCGGTACAGGAGATGAACTGCAAGGCATTAAGCGGGGTATTATGGAGATGGCGGATGGCATTGTTATCAATAAGGCGGATGGAGATAATCTGGAACGTGCCAAGTTGGCTGCCACTCAATTTCGTAATGCATTGCATCTATTTCCTACACCGGAATCGGGGTGGATTCCCAAAGTGCTGACTTATTCCGGCTTTTATAATCTGGGTGTCAAAGAAGTATGGGATATGATTTATGAATATATTGACTTTGTCAAAGAAAATGGCTATTTTGAATATCACCGTAACGAACAAAGTAAATATTGGATGTATGAAAGCATCAATGAGAAGCTTCGTGACAGCTTCTATCATAATCCGAAAATTGAAGCGATGTTGTTGGAAAAAGAACAGCAGGTATTGAAAGGCAATCTGACTTCATTTACAGCTGCAAAAAGCTTGCTCGATACTTATTTTGAAGATTTGAAATGA
- a CDS encoding DMT family transporter, with protein MNKSTNLHGHLFALMANIMWGLMAPIGKSALQEFSAISVTTFRMVGAAAAFWLLSIFCKQEHVNHHDMLKIFFASLFALVFNQGVFIFGLSMTSPIDASIVTTTLPIVTMVVAAIYLKEPITNKKVMGIFIGAMGALILIVSSQTGSNGNRSLIGDLLCLVAQISFSIYLTVFKGLSQRYSAVTINKWMFIYASMCYIPFSYYDISTIQWTSVSTIAIIQVLYVVLGGSFLAYLCIMTAQKLLRPTVVSMYNYMQPIVATTAAIAMGVGSFGWKKGIAIALVFLGVYIVTQSKSRADLEKAEKLHA; from the coding sequence ATGAACAAAAGTACAAATCTGCATGGTCATCTGTTTGCACTTATGGCAAACATCATGTGGGGATTGATGGCTCCCATTGGTAAATCAGCTCTTCAGGAGTTTTCCGCCATTTCTGTCACCACATTCCGCATGGTGGGAGCTGCTGCAGCTTTCTGGTTACTTTCTATATTCTGCAAGCAGGAACATGTGAATCATCATGATATGCTGAAAATCTTCTTTGCTTCACTGTTTGCATTGGTATTCAATCAGGGAGTATTTATCTTCGGGCTTTCCATGACTTCTCCCATTGATGCCTCTATCGTGACTACCACGCTACCGATTGTAACCATGGTGGTAGCAGCCATCTATCTGAAAGAACCCATTACCAATAAGAAAGTAATGGGAATCTTTATAGGTGCTATGGGAGCACTCATTCTCATTGTAAGCAGCCAGACAGGAAGCAATGGGAACAGAAGCCTGATTGGCGACTTGCTTTGTCTCGTTGCACAAATCAGTTTCTCCATTTACCTGACTGTATTCAAGGGATTGTCCCAACGATATTCAGCAGTAACGATTAATAAATGGATGTTCATTTATGCTTCGATGTGCTATATTCCGTTCTCCTATTATGATATTTCTACGATTCAATGGACTTCTGTTTCCACAATTGCTATCATACAGGTATTGTATGTTGTATTAGGAGGTAGTTTCCTCGCATATCTGTGTATCATGACCGCACAGAAACTGCTCCGTCCTACAGTAGTCAGCATGTACAACTATATGCAGCCGATCGTGGCTACAACTGCAGCAATCGCTATGGGTGTGGGAAGTTTTGGCTGGAAAAAAGGAATTGCTATTGCACTCGTATTCTTGGGAGTATATATTGTTACTCAAAGTAAATCGAGAGCTGATCTTGAAAAAGCAGAAAAACTTCATGCATAG
- a CDS encoding AAA family ATPase, with protein MEQSANYIRRIEIHGLWERFNIGWDLRPDVNILSGINGVGKTTILNRSVGYLEELSGEMKSDEKNGVRLFFDNPRATYIPYDVIRSYDRPLIMGDFTARMADKNVKSELDWQLYLLQRRYLDYQVNVGNKMIEVLSSSDEEERRKAATLSVAKRRFQDMIDELFSYTRKKIDRKRNDIAFYQDGELLFPYKLSSGEKQMLVILLTVLVQDNSHCVLFMDEPEASLHIEWQQKLIAMIRELNPNVQIILTTHSPAVIMEGWLDAVTEVTDISTNVGHKIDKDSSNSNL; from the coding sequence ATGGAACAATCAGCCAATTATATCCGTCGTATCGAAATACACGGACTATGGGAACGCTTTAATATAGGATGGGATTTACGCCCCGATGTGAACATTCTCTCCGGTATCAACGGAGTGGGTAAGACTACCATTCTGAACCGTTCGGTAGGATACCTCGAAGAGCTCTCCGGTGAAATGAAAAGCGACGAAAAGAATGGCGTGCGCCTCTTCTTTGACAATCCCCGGGCAACTTATATCCCTTATGATGTAATCCGGAGTTATGACCGGCCTTTGATTATGGGGGACTTCACTGCCCGCATGGCGGACAAAAATGTAAAATCCGAACTGGACTGGCAACTTTATCTGTTGCAACGCCGTTATCTTGATTATCAGGTCAATGTTGGCAATAAGATGATCGAGGTGCTTTCCAGCTCTGATGAAGAAGAGCGTCGCAAAGCAGCCACATTGTCCGTAGCCAAACGTCGTTTTCAGGATATGATTGACGAACTGTTCAGCTATACACGCAAAAAGATAGATCGGAAGCGGAACGATATCGCTTTTTATCAGGATGGCGAACTGTTATTCCCTTATAAACTGTCGTCCGGTGAAAAGCAAATGTTGGTTATCCTGCTGACTGTACTCGTGCAGGACAATAGCCATTGCGTATTGTTTATGGACGAGCCGGAAGCTTCCCTTCACATAGAATGGCAGCAAAAATTGATTGCCATGATACGTGAACTGAATCCGAATGTGCAGATAATCCTGACAACCCATTCTCCTGCTGTCATTATGGAAGGCTGGCTGGATGCTGTGACGGAAGTTACTGATATATCCACCAACGTAGGGCATAAGATTGACAAGGATTCCTCCAACAGTAATCTGTAA
- a CDS encoding DUF4435 domain-containing protein → MATSLRDNLTSSYFNAAHKLYSKRARRRIIAYVESYDDIAFWRTLLEEFEDDEHYFQVMLPSTTSLAKGKKMVLMNTLNTAELGRSLIACVDSDYDFLLQGTTNTSRKINRNRYIFQTYTYAIENYHCFAESLHEVCVQATLNDRPIFDFNSYLKKYSEIVYPLFLWNVWFYRQRDTYTFPMYDFHAYTSLREINIRHPEKSLESLQQRVNQKLGELTRKFPHSIIRVNELRAEFKELGLVPENTYLYMQGHHVMDNVVMKLLIPVCTVLRREREQEIKRLAEHNEQFRNELTCYQNSQVNVEIMLKKNVAYKRLFHYDWLRQDLSEYLEEGKNKEGGKQKS, encoded by the coding sequence ATGGCAACTTCACTACGAGATAATCTGACTTCTTCCTATTTCAATGCTGCCCATAAGCTTTATTCGAAGAGAGCACGCCGACGTATCATCGCTTATGTAGAAAGCTATGACGACATTGCTTTCTGGCGCACATTGCTTGAAGAGTTTGAAGATGACGAACACTATTTCCAGGTGATGCTTCCTTCGACTACTTCTCTGGCAAAAGGAAAAAAGATGGTGCTTATGAACACGCTGAATACAGCCGAACTGGGGAGAAGTTTGATAGCCTGCGTTGACAGTGATTATGATTTCCTGTTACAGGGGACCACCAATACCTCCCGTAAGATCAACCGGAATAGGTATATTTTTCAGACTTACACCTATGCCATTGAAAATTATCATTGTTTTGCTGAAAGTCTTCATGAAGTATGTGTGCAGGCTACATTGAATGACCGCCCCATTTTTGATTTCAACTCTTACCTGAAGAAGTATTCCGAAATCGTATATCCGCTTTTCCTTTGGAACGTATGGTTTTATCGCCAGCGGGATACTTATACTTTTCCGATGTACGATTTCCATGCCTATACTTCTTTGCGAGAGATTAATATCCGGCATCCGGAGAAGAGCTTGGAATCGCTTCAACAACGGGTTAATCAGAAGCTTGGCGAATTGACAAGGAAATTTCCCCATAGTATTATTCGGGTGAACGAGTTGCGAGCTGAATTTAAAGAGCTGGGGTTGGTACCGGAAAACACCTACTTGTATATGCAGGGACATCATGTGATGGATAATGTGGTAATGAAACTTCTGATTCCTGTCTGTACCGTGCTTCGCCGCGAACGGGAACAGGAGATCAAGCGGCTGGCCGAACACAATGAACAGTTCAGAAACGAACTGACCTGTTATCAGAATAGCCAGGTGAATGTGGAGATCATGCTCAAGAAAAACGTAGCCTATAAAAGACTCTTCCATTACGACTGGCTGCGCCAGGATCTTAGTGAATATTTGGAAGAAGGGAAAAACAAAGAGGGAGGGAAACAGAAATCATAA